One window from the genome of Salisaeta longa DSM 21114 encodes:
- the ppk1 gene encoding polyphosphate kinase 1, which yields MPRSSDDAPSPSNNHAPPRAVVPQPVPEGASVDHASLYFNRELSWLDFNWRVLQMARDESTPLLERVRFLGITASNLDGFIRKRVGGLKRQAAAGVITPSPDGRTPEEQLALIAQAVRPMYRALGTTWTEALAPALNDAIGLRVRAFDALDEETRERLHTYFHKNIFPILTPLAVDPGRPFPFISNMSLSLAVVLRHPDRGTKHFARVKVPTTSRPRWVPLLNPLQFVPLEQVIAHHIDALFRGMDVEGVYAFRVTRNADVRRDEEEADDLIEMISERLRERRFAPVVRLEVERAMPEAVRSFLMDKLRVGAEDMYVADRLIDYSDLTTLADLHIPSERYTPALRFSKWRPQTPVRLQRDAKSRARPGLFSTIRSGDMLVHHPYESFEESVQRFIEEAVTDPQVLAIKQTLYRTSENSPIVDALIEAAERGKQVAVLVEVKARFDEEKNIAWARQLEDAGVHVAYGLVGLKTHAQAALVVRREADAVRTYCHISTGNYNAQTARQYTDLGLLSCHRGIGYDLTNLFHYLTGYAPEQQYNHLLVAPQDMRGAFLDKIEREIDHQRLQGNGHIMAKMNELGDRQIIAALYRAAQAGVTVELVVRGHCRLRPGLDGYSETVRVVSIVGRFLEHDRIFYFHNDGAPDVYISSADWQRSRLDDRVEIAAPILDADHKERLVTLLRTALDSPTGWRLQSDGRYLRASAAPATEGVQEHLMRQHEKATPRPTASSVQAP from the coding sequence ATGCCTCGTTCGTCCGATGACGCGCCTTCGCCGTCCAACAACCACGCCCCTCCGCGGGCGGTCGTGCCGCAACCCGTGCCCGAGGGCGCCAGCGTTGACCACGCAAGCCTCTACTTCAACCGCGAGCTGAGCTGGCTCGACTTCAACTGGCGCGTGCTGCAAATGGCCCGCGATGAAAGCACGCCGCTTCTGGAGCGGGTGCGGTTCTTGGGCATCACCGCATCCAACCTCGACGGCTTCATCCGCAAGCGCGTGGGCGGCCTCAAGCGGCAGGCGGCAGCAGGCGTCATCACGCCCTCGCCCGACGGCCGCACCCCCGAGGAGCAGCTCGCCCTCATTGCTCAGGCCGTGCGCCCCATGTACCGGGCCCTGGGCACCACGTGGACGGAGGCCCTTGCGCCGGCCTTGAATGACGCCATCGGACTGCGCGTGCGCGCCTTCGATGCGCTCGACGAGGAGACGCGCGAGCGCCTCCACACCTACTTCCACAAAAACATTTTTCCCATCCTCACGCCGCTGGCGGTCGATCCGGGCCGCCCGTTCCCCTTTATCTCCAACATGAGCCTCTCGCTTGCGGTGGTGCTGCGGCACCCCGACCGCGGCACCAAGCACTTTGCCCGCGTGAAGGTGCCCACCACCAGCCGTCCGCGGTGGGTCCCGCTGCTTAATCCGTTGCAGTTTGTGCCGCTGGAGCAAGTGATTGCGCATCACATCGATGCCCTCTTTCGGGGGATGGATGTGGAGGGCGTGTATGCCTTTCGCGTGACGCGCAACGCGGATGTGCGGCGCGACGAGGAGGAGGCCGACGACCTGATCGAGATGATCTCCGAGCGGCTGCGCGAGCGACGCTTTGCTCCGGTGGTGCGGCTGGAGGTGGAGCGCGCGATGCCCGAGGCGGTGCGCTCGTTTCTGATGGACAAGCTGCGCGTGGGGGCCGAGGACATGTACGTGGCCGATCGGCTCATCGACTACAGCGACCTTACCACGCTGGCCGACCTCCACATTCCGTCGGAGCGATATACGCCGGCGTTGCGCTTTTCGAAGTGGCGCCCCCAAACGCCGGTGCGCCTGCAGCGCGACGCGAAAAGCCGCGCGCGCCCCGGGCTGTTTAGTACGATCCGCTCGGGCGATATGCTGGTGCACCACCCGTATGAGTCGTTTGAGGAGAGCGTCCAGCGCTTCATCGAAGAGGCCGTGACCGATCCGCAGGTGCTTGCCATTAAGCAGACCCTGTACCGCACCTCCGAGAACTCGCCCATTGTGGATGCGCTCATCGAGGCCGCCGAGCGCGGCAAACAGGTGGCGGTGCTGGTGGAGGTGAAGGCGCGCTTCGATGAGGAGAAAAACATCGCGTGGGCCCGACAGCTGGAGGATGCCGGGGTGCACGTGGCTTACGGCTTGGTGGGCCTCAAAACCCACGCGCAGGCGGCGCTTGTGGTGCGGCGCGAGGCCGATGCCGTGCGTACGTACTGCCACATCAGCACGGGCAACTACAACGCACAGACGGCCCGGCAATATACCGACCTCGGGTTGCTGAGCTGCCACCGGGGCATTGGGTACGATCTTACCAACCTGTTTCACTACCTGACGGGCTACGCGCCGGAGCAGCAGTACAACCACCTCCTGGTGGCGCCGCAGGATATGCGCGGGGCCTTCCTGGACAAGATCGAGCGCGAGATCGACCACCAGCGCCTGCAAGGTAACGGCCACATCATGGCCAAGATGAATGAGCTGGGCGACCGACAAATCATTGCGGCGCTGTACCGCGCCGCGCAGGCTGGGGTTACGGTTGAGCTGGTGGTACGCGGGCACTGCCGCTTGCGTCCGGGCCTTGACGGCTACAGCGAAACGGTACGCGTGGTGAGTATCGTGGGGCGGTTTTTGGAGCACGACCGCATCTTCTACTTCCACAACGACGGCGCGCCCGACGTGTACATCAGCAGCGCCGATTGGCAACGGAGCCGCCTCGACGACCGCGTCGAGATTGCCGCCCCCATCCTTGACGCCGATCACAAAGAACGCCTGGTTACGCTGCTACGCACGGCGCTCGACAGCCCCACCGGCTGGCGCTTGCAGTCCGATGGCCGCTACCTCCGCGCGTCGGCCGCGCCCGCCACCGAGGGCGTGCAGGAGCACCTGATGCGCCAGCACGAAAAAGCCACGCCCCGGCCTACGGCATCGTCGGTGCAGGCACCGTAA
- a CDS encoding NAD(P)H-quinone oxidoreductase, translated as MRAVLVSEPGPPSNLTIGPVPTPDPGPDEVRVRVQATALNRADTFQRKGHYPPPEGASDILGLEMAGTVDATGPGVVDWSAGDRVCALLSGGGYAEYAVVHKDLLMALPPGLSMEEAAAIPEVFLTAFQALHWLGDLGTGDHVLIHAGASGVGTAAIQLTTAAEAHPYITASAPKHDLCRSLGAEATIDYTTEDFAAQVPRLTDGQGVNLILDFIGAPYVQGNIDSLAMDGRIIQLATLGGATVEQFSLRDLMAKRARLIATTLRSRSLAYKVKLTQDFASYAMPRFVDGTLQPVIDSVMDWTDVAAAHQRMENNENAGKIVLRVAP; from the coding sequence ATGCGCGCCGTCCTTGTCTCCGAACCGGGTCCGCCGTCGAACCTCACCATCGGCCCGGTGCCCACGCCCGATCCGGGCCCCGATGAAGTCCGCGTACGCGTACAGGCCACGGCCCTCAACCGCGCCGACACGTTCCAGCGAAAGGGCCACTACCCGCCGCCGGAAGGCGCCTCAGACATCTTGGGGTTGGAGATGGCGGGCACCGTGGATGCGACCGGCCCGGGCGTTGTCGACTGGTCGGCGGGGGACCGCGTGTGTGCGCTCCTTTCTGGCGGCGGCTATGCCGAGTATGCCGTCGTCCACAAAGACCTGTTGATGGCTCTCCCGCCGGGCCTCTCGATGGAAGAGGCCGCTGCCATTCCCGAAGTCTTCTTGACGGCCTTTCAGGCCTTGCATTGGCTGGGCGATCTGGGAACGGGCGACCACGTCCTTATCCACGCGGGCGCGAGCGGGGTGGGCACCGCAGCCATTCAGCTGACCACGGCGGCCGAGGCGCATCCGTACATCACCGCTTCTGCCCCAAAGCACGATCTGTGCCGCTCGCTTGGCGCCGAGGCGACCATCGACTACACCACCGAGGATTTTGCCGCGCAGGTGCCGCGCCTAACGGACGGACAGGGCGTCAACCTCATCCTCGATTTCATTGGCGCGCCGTACGTACAGGGCAACATCGACAGCCTGGCGATGGATGGCCGCATCATTCAGCTGGCCACCCTGGGCGGTGCCACCGTTGAGCAGTTTAGCTTGCGCGACCTCATGGCGAAGCGCGCGCGCCTGATTGCGACGACCCTGCGGTCTCGATCGCTGGCGTACAAGGTGAAGCTCACCCAGGATTTTGCGAGCTACGCGATGCCGCGCTTTGTGGATGGCACCTTGCAGCCCGTCATTGATTCCGTCATGGATTGGACGGATGTGGCCGCCGCGCACCAGCGGATGGAGAACAACGAGAACGCAGGTAAAATTGTGCTTCGCGTTGCGCCGTAG
- a CDS encoding SusC/RagA family TonB-linked outer membrane protein has translation MYRKLTTYALGSLLLLVFSVAPVQAQEREVSGTVTEAATGNPLPGVNVTVKGTTTGTITNGQGTYTLTVPGPDATLVFSFVGFQTEEIPVGTKETIDVAMEAQVQALEQMVVVGYGTQRRQDISGAVSTVDVAEANVGQNSSPTDLIEGRVSGVNIVQNNGEPGGGVKVRIRGTTSLSASSDPLYVIDGVPITSTNATPGGLAPSDIVASSSSNPLSLINPNDIKSIQVLKDAAATAIYGSQGANGVILIETKSGDAGGLEVSYSGEVSASNVANPLDLLSADQYRRALTDFAGSQAADALGSANTDWQQEVFQTAVAQDHNLSFSGGNESTTYRASLGYLDQPGVVTSSGITRYTARVNASQKLYDDKLQLNLNVTGSLLERDHVFYAQSAGFQGGVFSNMLKFNPTFPVVGQGGSARFFEYSNTVINPVAIQNQLDDFTESTRLLGNVSASYDVLESLTAKVNFGYDQTNATRRSYIPQASPLGATQSGIAQQTAREVSSAIVQSTLQYQKQLTDVHRVGVLAGYEFKRETYEQIDAQTQGFVTDELIYNNLAGGNDPQLPGSGKEQIEQLSFFGRVDYNYDDRYILQGTLRRDGASVFGANNKYAYFPAGSIAWRVTNESFMESVNWLNELKVRASYGLSGNQAIPPYQTLQLLGPDQSNIAVFGSGEAETTGFAPINFANPNLKWETTTSLNVGMDFIVGRFDGTIDVYQKKTEDLLLFISVPQPAVVSQRLENIGAVENTGVEFSLNTQLFNRDNFTLNVGGNISYNKNEVTDLGQRGTIFLTPVSGAGQTGTNAQIIQEGSPIGTFYGPVYAGTNAQGQQLFLTADGGTTTNVGDAERRVIGDAQPDFNYGFTFSGRYGNFDFSTFFRGIYGKDVFNNTALEFSTKNNLNRNINMLESALDDEAAITPVYSSRWIQDASFLRLDNLTIGYTLPIAEQLGIQRARIYFSGQNLFVITPYNGYDPEVSTTANGTDTSGGLRSLAIPALGVDYTNYPRARTFTFGVDLGL, from the coding sequence ATGTATCGAAAACTTACAACGTATGCTTTGGGCAGCCTCCTGCTGCTTGTGTTCAGCGTAGCGCCTGTTCAGGCGCAAGAGCGCGAGGTGAGCGGCACCGTAACCGAAGCGGCCACCGGCAATCCGTTACCGGGCGTTAACGTTACGGTGAAAGGCACCACCACTGGCACCATTACAAACGGCCAGGGCACATACACTCTCACCGTGCCGGGGCCCGATGCCACGCTCGTTTTCTCCTTCGTTGGTTTCCAGACCGAGGAGATCCCGGTCGGGACGAAAGAAACCATTGACGTGGCAATGGAAGCACAGGTGCAGGCTCTTGAGCAAATGGTTGTTGTGGGATATGGCACGCAGCGCCGGCAAGATATTTCAGGCGCGGTGTCGACGGTGGATGTAGCAGAAGCCAACGTGGGGCAAAATTCGAGCCCTACCGACCTGATTGAGGGCCGCGTGTCGGGCGTAAACATCGTGCAGAACAACGGCGAGCCCGGTGGAGGCGTTAAGGTACGCATCCGCGGCACCACATCGCTCAGCGCGAGCAGCGATCCGTTGTATGTGATTGATGGCGTGCCCATTACGAGCACGAATGCCACGCCGGGGGGACTTGCGCCCAGCGATATTGTCGCCTCGTCCTCATCGAACCCGTTGTCGCTCATCAACCCAAACGACATCAAGTCGATTCAGGTGCTGAAAGATGCAGCTGCAACGGCCATCTACGGGTCGCAGGGGGCCAACGGCGTAATCCTGATTGAAACGAAATCGGGCGATGCCGGCGGGCTTGAAGTGAGCTATAGCGGCGAGGTCTCGGCCTCGAACGTAGCCAACCCCCTCGATTTGCTGTCGGCCGACCAATACCGGCGCGCGCTCACTGACTTTGCGGGCTCGCAGGCGGCCGACGCGCTTGGTTCGGCGAACACCGACTGGCAACAGGAGGTCTTCCAAACGGCGGTCGCGCAAGATCATAACCTGTCGTTTTCGGGCGGAAACGAGTCGACCACGTATCGCGCCTCGTTGGGCTATCTCGATCAGCCGGGCGTGGTCACGAGCTCGGGCATCACGCGCTACACGGCGCGCGTCAACGCCAGCCAAAAGCTCTACGACGACAAGCTGCAGTTGAACCTGAATGTGACCGGTTCGCTGCTTGAGCGCGATCACGTGTTCTACGCGCAGTCGGCCGGTTTTCAGGGCGGCGTCTTTTCGAACATGCTGAAGTTCAACCCCACGTTTCCGGTGGTTGGCCAAGGCGGCAGCGCGCGGTTCTTCGAGTACTCGAACACCGTGATCAACCCGGTGGCCATTCAAAATCAGTTGGATGACTTTACCGAAAGCACGCGGCTGCTGGGCAACGTGTCGGCGTCGTACGACGTGCTGGAGAGCCTGACGGCGAAAGTGAACTTCGGGTACGACCAGACGAACGCCACCCGCCGGTCGTACATTCCGCAGGCCTCGCCCCTAGGGGCAACGCAAAGCGGCATCGCGCAGCAAACGGCGCGTGAGGTGTCGAGCGCCATCGTGCAGAGCACCCTTCAGTACCAGAAACAGCTCACGGATGTGCATCGCGTGGGTGTGCTCGCGGGCTACGAGTTCAAGCGCGAGACCTACGAGCAGATCGATGCTCAAACGCAGGGCTTTGTAACCGATGAACTCATTTACAACAACCTGGCCGGCGGCAACGACCCTCAACTGCCTGGCTCGGGCAAAGAGCAGATTGAACAGCTCTCGTTCTTTGGGCGCGTCGATTACAACTACGACGACCGTTACATCCTGCAGGGTACGCTCCGCCGCGACGGTGCCTCGGTGTTCGGGGCCAACAACAAGTATGCGTATTTCCCGGCCGGGTCGATTGCCTGGCGGGTAACCAACGAGTCGTTCATGGAGTCGGTCAACTGGCTGAATGAACTGAAAGTGCGCGCGTCGTACGGCCTGAGCGGCAACCAAGCCATTCCGCCGTACCAGACGCTGCAGCTGCTGGGCCCCGACCAATCCAACATTGCCGTCTTCGGATCGGGTGAGGCCGAGACCACCGGGTTTGCGCCCATCAACTTTGCCAACCCGAACCTGAAGTGGGAAACCACCACGTCGCTGAATGTGGGAATGGACTTCATCGTTGGGCGCTTCGATGGCACCATCGACGTGTACCAGAAGAAAACCGAGGACCTGTTGCTTTTCATCAGCGTGCCGCAGCCGGCCGTGGTGAGCCAGCGCCTCGAAAACATTGGCGCGGTGGAAAACACCGGTGTCGAGTTCTCGCTGAACACGCAGCTGTTTAACCGCGACAACTTTACTCTCAACGTGGGGGGTAACATCAGCTACAACAAGAACGAAGTGACCGATCTTGGCCAGCGCGGCACCATCTTCCTGACCCCGGTAAGCGGGGCCGGCCAAACGGGCACCAACGCGCAGATCATCCAGGAAGGCTCGCCCATCGGCACGTTTTACGGCCCGGTCTATGCCGGAACCAACGCGCAAGGGCAGCAGCTCTTCCTCACGGCCGATGGCGGCACCACAACCAATGTGGGCGACGCCGAGCGCCGGGTGATTGGCGATGCGCAGCCCGACTTCAACTACGGGTTCACGTTCTCGGGGCGGTATGGCAACTTTGACTTCAGCACGTTCTTCCGTGGGATCTATGGGAAAGACGTGTTCAACAATACCGCGCTGGAGTTCTCCACCAAGAACAACCTGAACCGTAACATCAACATGTTGGAAAGTGCGCTGGACGACGAGGCGGCTATCACGCCGGTGTATTCGTCCCGATGGATTCAAGACGCATCCTTCTTGCGTCTGGACAACCTGACCATCGGCTACACGCTGCCTATTGCGGAGCAACTGGGCATTCAGCGGGCTCGGATTTACTTCTCGGGGCAAAATCTCTTCGTGATCACGCCCTACAACGGGTACGATCCGGAGGTGAGCACCACGGCCAACGGTACCGATACGAGCGGCGGGCTGCGTAGTCTTGCGATTCCGGCCCTAGGCGTGGACTACACCAATTACCCGCGTGCACGCACCTTTACCTTTGGCGTAGACCTCGGCCTGTAA
- a CDS encoding RagB/SusD family nutrient uptake outer membrane protein, with protein sequence MTVYVQRLLQRVPSVSALLAVCLAATLLAGCDLDEDPFSVVTPNEFFKTESEFVAAIAPVYAQVRDYQNNYFNISEHSSDEIMVPTRGTDWGDNGNWRRLTQHQWTAQHPNIDGAWVSAFTGVARANSVLAALNNTQTDLEQAPQFRAELRFLRAFFYYQLLDLYGNVPIVVEQGSSYEQYPQQPVSSQDPPAQQSRREVFRFLIEELTGCADLSAVNVQDCVENPSGGALANLPPSVEYGRASKWAGYGLLARLFVNAEVYTGQFTGNNSFTPGLSFWEEAEAAADEVISSGQFMLADNYFDNFAVSNASSPEIIWPATYKAETGLGLTLNMRVMHYNMIPETPWNGFTTIAEFYKGFDVQAGPDGQVGTRDDVRNDVRTQGFLVGRTYSEPNTGCYGINCFSNENTPTVKVRGTDTPLDITLEIPSITLESNPAIEAAGARPLKFEVDPNQTAQFSSNDLPLFRLSEMYLIRAEALNEMGQPSAARDALIPLRERAYPDYPNEGAVPTGLSQAQMRSLILQERGHEHYYEGLRRQDLVRYQVSGGTASGGPYTSPSDPYAPTFTAPWIFKDQSNMYRMLFPIPQPQLDANSKLTQNCGYGGGQCPPVG encoded by the coding sequence ATGACTGTATACGTACAACGATTGCTACAGCGAGTGCCTAGCGTATCGGCGCTCTTGGCTGTATGCCTGGCCGCTACCCTGCTTGCGGGGTGCGACCTGGACGAAGATCCGTTTAGCGTGGTCACCCCAAACGAGTTCTTTAAGACAGAGAGCGAGTTTGTGGCGGCCATCGCACCGGTATACGCTCAGGTCCGTGACTACCAAAACAACTACTTCAATATCTCGGAGCACTCCTCCGACGAGATTATGGTGCCCACCCGTGGCACCGATTGGGGAGATAATGGAAACTGGCGCCGGCTCACGCAGCATCAGTGGACGGCGCAGCATCCGAACATTGACGGCGCGTGGGTGAGCGCCTTTACCGGCGTGGCCCGTGCCAACTCGGTCCTTGCGGCGCTTAATAACACCCAGACCGATCTGGAGCAGGCGCCACAGTTTCGCGCTGAGCTGCGCTTCCTTCGGGCGTTCTTCTACTACCAGCTGCTTGACCTGTACGGCAACGTTCCGATTGTGGTGGAGCAGGGAAGCTCCTACGAGCAGTACCCGCAGCAGCCGGTGAGTAGCCAAGATCCGCCTGCGCAGCAAAGCCGCCGCGAGGTCTTCCGCTTCCTGATCGAAGAGCTCACGGGTTGCGCCGACTTGAGCGCTGTGAATGTACAAGACTGTGTGGAGAACCCAAGCGGCGGAGCTCTCGCCAATTTGCCGCCGTCCGTTGAATACGGACGCGCGAGCAAGTGGGCCGGCTACGGACTTTTGGCGCGCCTCTTCGTGAACGCTGAGGTGTACACCGGGCAGTTCACCGGTAACAACAGCTTCACGCCGGGGCTCTCGTTTTGGGAAGAAGCCGAAGCGGCCGCCGATGAGGTGATCTCCTCGGGGCAGTTCATGCTGGCCGACAACTACTTCGACAACTTTGCGGTCAGCAATGCCTCATCGCCCGAGATCATATGGCCGGCAACGTACAAGGCAGAGACGGGCTTGGGCCTCACCCTCAACATGCGGGTCATGCATTACAACATGATCCCCGAAACACCGTGGAACGGCTTCACGACGATTGCGGAGTTCTACAAAGGGTTTGACGTACAGGCAGGTCCAGATGGCCAAGTCGGCACGCGGGACGATGTGCGCAATGACGTGCGCACCCAGGGCTTTCTCGTGGGGCGCACCTACTCTGAGCCTAACACCGGGTGCTATGGCATCAACTGCTTTAGCAATGAGAACACGCCTACGGTGAAAGTGCGCGGCACCGATACGCCGCTTGACATCACGCTCGAAATTCCAAGCATAACGCTGGAAAGCAATCCCGCGATTGAGGCAGCCGGGGCCCGCCCGCTCAAGTTTGAGGTGGACCCGAACCAGACGGCCCAGTTCTCCAGCAACGACTTGCCGTTGTTCCGCCTGTCCGAGATGTATCTGATTCGGGCCGAGGCGCTCAATGAGATGGGACAGCCGTCGGCCGCGCGCGACGCCCTCATTCCACTGCGCGAGCGGGCCTATCCCGACTACCCGAACGAAGGCGCGGTGCCCACCGGGTTGTCCCAGGCCCAAATGCGTAGCCTCATCCTGCAGGAGCGCGGGCACGAGCACTACTACGAAGGGCTGCGTCGTCAAGACCTCGTCCGGTACCAGGTGAGCGGTGGCACGGCATCCGGAGGCCCCTACACGTCGCCCAGTGACCCGTACGCACCCACGTTCACGGCACCCTGGATCTTCAAGGATCAGAGCAATATGTACCGCATGCTCTTCCCGATACCGCAGCCGCAGCTTGATGCAAACAGCAAGCTCACGCAAAACTGCGGATACGGGGGCGGTCAGTGCCCGCCGGTGGGCTGA
- a CDS encoding TonB-dependent receptor plug domain-containing protein, whose amino-acid sequence MMHRTLLILWALTLAGSLCAARTTCAQGAPRDTTTTPDTSRAPLMEAVLPRLTVMATRLPTAAAQAPARIATFDSTALLTTGARSVATLLRERAALHVRRYGPGGLASVSMRGTGAAQTLVLLDGHRIVDPQLGQLDWTLLPTVLLQQAEVLHGPASALYGSSGIGGAVNLQTVAPQPAFRLKTQLHAGAFGARGGSGLITGRAGPLSTVAAVSYRQAAGDYSYRNEARFPPTRVERTNADRQFANAYVATAVTTGAHRIRVSGWWSQAERGIPAAVGGTSAARQWDESVRLWATDTWQRPWGTLDIGGLVQHKTLRYVDPAQNLATTGRTWLASVDVTARRPWGNRWRVAFGGDARGVTAQHPQLATAAREGHASLFASGSGRYGRLTVHPALRVDGYARPASNASAVAISPRLGLNWQVARAPLVALKAQVGRAFRMPTLNDRYWQPGGNPQLAPERSWNTDVGAYVRGGWYRMEVTAFANWRYNQIVWTPQPAGYWRPQNVQNVRALGLEASAELHWTPAASWSLRPRVAATYTNARDRSVRGRPGYNTRLPFLPVTTIKPSLTVQWHRWALDLSSRYIGARPTGDGTREPYLVTDAHLRWHTHIAQTRLGATLQLRNALNTQYTVADGHPMPPRHLRITVRLSL is encoded by the coding sequence ATGATGCACCGAACACTTCTTATCCTTTGGGCGCTCACGCTCGCTGGAAGCCTGTGCGCCGCACGCACCACGTGCGCGCAAGGGGCACCGCGTGATACGACGACAACGCCCGACACGTCGCGCGCGCCGCTGATGGAGGCGGTACTGCCGCGCCTGACCGTCATGGCTACGCGTCTTCCTACGGCCGCAGCGCAGGCGCCTGCCCGCATCGCTACGTTCGACTCGACCGCCCTGCTCACTACGGGGGCCCGCTCGGTGGCCACATTACTCCGCGAGCGGGCTGCGCTCCACGTTCGGCGCTACGGCCCGGGCGGCCTCGCCTCGGTGTCCATGCGCGGCACCGGCGCAGCCCAGACGCTCGTCCTGCTGGACGGGCATCGCATCGTCGATCCGCAACTCGGGCAGCTCGACTGGACGCTCCTCCCTACCGTCTTGCTGCAACAGGCCGAGGTGCTGCACGGGCCCGCCTCGGCCCTCTACGGATCGAGCGGCATCGGCGGGGCGGTGAATCTGCAAACTGTTGCGCCGCAACCTGCATTTCGCTTGAAGACGCAACTGCACGCGGGAGCGTTTGGCGCACGCGGGGGCAGCGGACTCATTACGGGCCGCGCTGGGCCGCTCAGCACGGTGGCCGCGGTATCCTACCGGCAAGCCGCCGGCGACTACTCCTACCGCAACGAGGCCCGCTTCCCGCCCACCCGTGTGGAGCGCACAAACGCCGATCGGCAGTTTGCGAATGCCTACGTCGCAACAGCCGTAACCACCGGCGCGCATCGCATCCGCGTCTCGGGGTGGTGGAGCCAGGCGGAGCGCGGCATTCCGGCGGCCGTGGGGGGCACGTCCGCGGCGCGGCAGTGGGACGAGAGCGTGCGCCTCTGGGCCACCGATACCTGGCAGCGTCCGTGGGGCACGCTCGACATTGGGGGGCTGGTGCAGCACAAAACCCTGCGCTACGTCGATCCGGCCCAAAACCTTGCCACTACCGGCCGCACATGGCTCGCCTCCGTCGACGTTACGGCGCGGCGGCCATGGGGCAACCGCTGGCGCGTGGCTTTCGGGGGCGATGCCCGCGGCGTCACGGCGCAGCATCCGCAGCTCGCAACCGCAGCACGCGAGGGCCACGCCAGTCTGTTTGCAAGCGGTAGCGGACGCTACGGCCGACTGACGGTGCACCCGGCCCTTCGCGTCGATGGCTACGCGCGGCCCGCGAGCAATGCAAGCGCTGTGGCCATCAGTCCGCGGCTTGGGCTCAACTGGCAGGTGGCGCGCGCGCCGCTGGTTGCCCTCAAGGCACAGGTTGGGCGCGCCTTTCGCATGCCCACGCTTAACGACCGGTACTGGCAGCCGGGCGGCAACCCGCAGCTGGCACCCGAGCGCAGCTGGAATACCGACGTGGGCGCGTACGTGCGGGGCGGCTGGTATCGGATGGAGGTGACGGCGTTTGCCAACTGGCGGTACAATCAGATTGTGTGGACGCCGCAGCCCGCCGGCTACTGGCGTCCGCAGAATGTGCAGAACGTGCGCGCGCTGGGCCTCGAGGCATCGGCCGAGCTGCACTGGACCCCCGCGGCGTCGTGGAGCCTGCGGCCGCGTGTGGCGGCCACCTACACCAACGCCCGCGACCGATCGGTGCGGGGCCGCCCGGGCTACAATACGCGCCTGCCCTTTCTGCCGGTAACGACCATCAAGCCATCGCTTACGGTGCAGTGGCACCGGTGGGCGCTCGACCTAAGTAGCCGCTACATTGGGGCGCGGCCCACGGGCGATGGCACGCGCGAGCCGTACCTCGTAACCGACGCGCACCTGCGCTGGCACACGCACATCGCCCAAACGCGCCTGGGCGCCACCCTTCAACTCCGCAACGCCCTAAACACGCAATACACCGTCGCCGACGGCCATCCAATGCCGCCGCGGCACCTACGCATCACCGTACGTCTTTCGCTTTAA